Part of the Fodinicola acaciae genome is shown below.
GGTTCCGCAAGCCATCGACACCCTCAGCCTGATGGAAGCGCAGCCAGTTGTAGTACGTCGGCCGACTAATCCCCGAAGCAACGGCAGGCCATCGCCACACTCCGGTCGCTTCCTCGGCATGACGAAGTACCGCCAGGCGCTGACGCGCGGATCGAACCAACAGTCCACCCGCGGCGCCCGCCAACACGGCCCGGCGCGTCAGTCCAGCACTCATGCCCCTCCCGGTAGCACGGACCGCCTTCACGGCGCCCTCAGCTGACCGTCACCGGCTGATCCGCAACGTCGGGGCGGGCGAACCCTTCATCGGTGTGGGCTTTTGCCAATCGAAGCGCGCTCCCGGTGGGTAGTGAAGTGGTACGAACGCCGAGCCGTCGTCCGACACCGAGACGAAAGACGCCGCCGCCTTGAAGTCCGGCGGCGTGCCGTGCCCCTGGAAGCCGTCCGCTCTGAACTCCCCTGACGGTAGCCGGTCCAGCGCGAAAAACAGCTGCGTCGGAAATTGTGCGGTGAACGTTCGGCCCTGATCGGAGCTGCGCACCATCGGAGATCCGCTGATGCCGTTGGTCGAGGACAGAGCCAGCAGATCGCCGTTCGGGAGCAACTGGACCCAACCCAGGCTCTTCATCGACGGCGTACTCCACTGCTGCCAGAAGGCGCCTCCGTCAGCGGTGCGGTAGATCACCGTACGGCCGCTGCGTTGGTCAGTGAACACCGCATATCCGACGACTCCGTCGACGCTTGCCAACGATGACCAGCCGGCGCCCTTTCCGGCCGGTGCGAAGTCCTTCCACGAGCGGCCTCGATCACGGCTGACAGCCGTGGTGCCTGGCGACCATCCGGGCGACAGCCAGAGCGACCCGTCGCCGGCTTCGGTCACGTGACCGTCGCCTGGCGCGAGCGGCTGGTGCGCGAGTGGATGCAATCGTCCGGTCGCCGGATCGATCGTGACGAGCCGGTGGGCCGCTTCCTTGTACGTGTAGAAGGTCGCCGGCACCACGGCCCAGCCGGAGGGGACCGTCTCGATGGCGGTGTCCATCTGCTGGTTTACCGGCTGCCAGCTGCGACCGGCGTCTTGGGTGATGCACCCCGTTAGGACGACCGTGTCCGGGTCCAGCGCGATGTCCCCGCCGTA
Proteins encoded:
- a CDS encoding WD40/YVTN/BNR-like repeat-containing protein, producing the protein MNQLDATGARDYLDEQMVQPDFSVIAAQGRRKRVRGWLAALAAAVAAALAAIVVVPLGTAPAVGLLGATEVCRVLPVSKAISYLVLGNCTDSKDLVLARTWDNGRHWDASRMPDFAKVREEYGGDIALDPDTVVLTGCITQDAGRSWQPVNQQMDTAIETVPSGWAVVPATFYTYKEAAHRLVTIDPATGRLHPLAHQPLAPGDGHVTEAGDGSLWLSPGWSPGTTAVSRDRGRSWKDFAPAGKGAGWSSLASVDGVVGYAVFTDQRSGRTVIYRTADGGAFWQQWSTPSMKSLGWVQLLPNGDLLALSSTNGISGSPMVRSSDQGRTFTAQFPTQLFFALDRLPSGEFRADGFQGHGTPPDFKAAASFVSVSDDGSAFVPLHYPPGARFDWQKPTPMKGSPAPTLRISR